One Methanocaldococcus infernus ME DNA segment encodes these proteins:
- a CDS encoding IS1/IS1595 family N-terminal zinc-binding domain-containing protein, with protein sequence MIRCKYCNSDKVVKAGKHKSEKYGVRQMYLCKKCKRRFVEESKAPRYSDSFKEKVVRSVVFEGLGIRQAGRVFKLSTTTILRWIKDFKKTKQCEQEN encoded by the coding sequence ATGATCAGGTGTAAATATTGTAATTCGGATAAAGTCGTTAAGGCAGGAAAGCACAAGTCAGAGAAATACGGAGTTAGGCAGATGTATTTGTGTAAAAAATGTAAGAGACGATTTGTTGAAGAATCTAAAGCTCCTAGATATTCCGATAGTTTTAAAGAAAAAGTTGTTAGAAGTGTAGTTTTTGAGGGTTTAGGGATTAGACAAGCCGGTAGAGTATTTAAACTAAGTACAACTACAATACTTAGGTGGATTAAAGATTTTAAAAAAACTAAACAATGCGAACAGGAAAATTAA
- a CDS encoding H(2)-dependent methylenetetrahydromethanopterin dehydrogenase-related protein codes for MKISIYGAGNQKLYLERLKIHERFGGNLLYGGAAMAIEMAKAGYDVILAEPNKNKLSEEQWEKVESANVKVTDNDLEAARHGEIHIFFTPFGKSCDIIKNVIEKLPENSVICTTCTVNPLLLYYELEPILRLKRKDLGVSSFHPASVPGTELNQHYVIAGETLTKKKLATDEQINKLVELCKSINKKPYVVPAELVSAVADMGVLVTALALSGILCFYYLGTRYIKAHKDLIEKQIINSLYTVASLVESSGVEGMAKALNPELVIRAAKSMLLVDKQKDLELALDLLSQLSEESLRDIEEAEVKETYVVATQELVKEIEKLGGKRVLEGMIRRSQKRLLENTYCK; via the coding sequence TTGAAGATATCTATATATGGAGCTGGAAATCAGAAGCTGTATTTAGAGAGGCTTAAAATTCATGAGAGGTTTGGAGGAAACCTTCTCTATGGAGGAGCAGCAATGGCTATAGAGATGGCTAAGGCTGGATATGATGTTATCTTAGCAGAGCCCAACAAAAATAAGTTAAGTGAAGAGCAGTGGGAAAAAGTAGAAAGTGCCAATGTTAAAGTTACTGATAATGATTTAGAAGCTGCAAGGCATGGTGAGATTCATATCTTCTTTACACCTTTTGGGAAGTCTTGTGACATTATAAAGAATGTTATAGAAAAGCTTCCAGAGAATTCTGTTATTTGTACAACCTGTACAGTAAACCCTCTCCTTCTGTATTATGAGTTAGAGCCAATCTTAAGATTAAAAAGAAAGGATCTTGGAGTATCATCCTTTCATCCAGCCTCTGTTCCAGGGACAGAGTTGAATCAGCACTATGTAATAGCTGGAGAAACCTTAACTAAAAAGAAGTTAGCTACTGATGAGCAAATAAATAAACTGGTTGAGCTGTGTAAAAGTATAAATAAAAAGCCTTATGTTGTCCCAGCTGAATTGGTTTCAGCTGTAGCAGACATGGGAGTTTTAGTAACAGCCTTAGCCTTATCTGGAATATTATGCTTCTACTACTTAGGTACAAGATATATAAAGGCTCATAAGGACCTGATTGAAAAGCAAATTATAAATTCTTTATATACAGTAGCCTCTCTTGTAGAGAGTTCTGGAGTTGAAGGGATGGCTAAGGCTTTAAATCCTGAGTTAGTTATAAGAGCTGCAAAATCTATGCTATTGGTTGATAAGCAGAAAGATTTAGAGTTAGCTTTAGACTTACTCTCTCAATTAAGTGAAGAGAGTTTAAGAGATATAGAAGAGGCTGAAGTTAAAGAAACCTATGTTGTTGCCACTCAAGAGTTGGTTAAAGAGATAGAAAAGCTTGGAGGAAAGAGGGTTCTTGAGGGAATGATAAGAAGAAGCCAAAAAAGATTATTGGAAAATACTTACTGTAAATAA
- a CDS encoding transposase: MRVHDRGYVCPYCGSKDVILKGRGRNRSHIQGYRCSLCKRHFNDLTGTIFAKKRMSLGGMFYIIKNLKNSLIN; this comes from the coding sequence TTGCGCGTACATGACCGTGGATACGTTTGTCCATATTGTGGATCAAAAGATGTTATTTTGAAAGGTAGAGGAAGAAATAGATCACACATTCAAGGATATAGATGTAGCTTGTGTAAAAGACATTTCAACGATTTAACAGGTACGATATTTGCCAAAAAACGAATGTCATTGGGAGGAATGTTTTATATAATCAAAAATTTAAAAAATTCTTTAATTAATTAA
- the pheS gene encoding phenylalanine--tRNA ligase subunit alpha, with protein sequence MLHIDEKRLLKIFQETGKDSFKLEELEKYLPREKILRVSLWLKGKGLIEIDEKKRERVRVIKKEDFPERKIAKYLKERNLKEIEIKELKNILNKEEINAALGAIKRKGIAKIEKGKIIFENLDYEDEEERALNEIDGKTVEEVDKNLLNILKKRGYIEIEEEKEVNIKLTEEGKKLLEKPIEIEEEISQLTRDIIISKKWKKAYIRPYDVKVPTKPIFPAKVHPLTRIIREVKEILLGMGFKEVKSPIVETEFWNFDMLFEPQDHPAREMQDTFFLKYPTEGEIPKELVEKVREVHLRCWRQFDEKVSRRLILRTHTTASSIRYLASLSEEEKKKNHKVFCIDRVFRNEAIDYKHLPEFYQCEGILMGDNVNFDNLIGILKEFLNRLGFDKVRFRPAYFPFTEPSLEAEIYVEGKGWLEILGAGIFRPEVLEPLGIEKPVLAWGIGFSRLAMLKYNLTDIRELHKNDIDWLRRVIG encoded by the coding sequence ATGTTACACATAGATGAAAAGAGGTTATTGAAGATATTTCAAGAGACTGGAAAGGATAGTTTTAAGTTGGAGGAGTTGGAGAAGTATCTCCCAAGAGAGAAAATTTTAAGAGTTTCTCTCTGGCTTAAGGGAAAGGGTTTAATTGAAATTGATGAGAAGAAAAGAGAGAGAGTTAGAGTTATAAAGAAAGAAGACTTCCCTGAGAGAAAGATAGCTAAGTACTTAAAAGAGAGGAACTTGAAGGAGATAGAGATTAAGGAACTAAAAAATATACTGAATAAGGAAGAGATCAATGCTGCCCTTGGAGCAATAAAGAGGAAAGGGATAGCTAAGATTGAGAAGGGGAAAATAATCTTTGAAAACTTAGACTATGAAGATGAGGAAGAGAGAGCTTTAAATGAAATAGATGGGAAAACTGTTGAGGAAGTTGATAAAAACTTATTAAATATCCTAAAAAAGAGAGGCTATATTGAAATAGAGGAGGAGAAAGAAGTAAATATTAAACTCACTGAGGAAGGAAAGAAACTTTTAGAGAAGCCAATAGAGATAGAAGAAGAGATTTCTCAACTAACAAGAGATATTATTATAAGTAAGAAGTGGAAAAAGGCTTATATCAGACCTTATGATGTTAAAGTTCCTACAAAGCCTATTTTCCCAGCTAAGGTTCATCCACTCACAAGAATTATAAGAGAGGTTAAGGAGATACTCTTAGGAATGGGCTTTAAAGAGGTTAAAAGCCCTATAGTGGAAACAGAGTTCTGGAACTTTGATATGCTCTTTGAACCTCAGGATCATCCAGCAAGGGAGATGCAAGACACTTTCTTTTTAAAGTATCCTACTGAGGGAGAAATTCCTAAAGAGTTAGTTGAGAAGGTTAGGGAAGTACATTTAAGATGTTGGAGACAGTTTGATGAAAAAGTTAGTAGAAGGTTGATATTAAGAACTCATACAACAGCATCATCTATAAGATATCTTGCCTCTTTAAGTGAAGAGGAGAAAAAGAAGAATCATAAAGTTTTCTGTATTGATAGAGTGTTTAGAAATGAAGCCATTGACTACAAACATTTGCCAGAGTTTTATCAATGTGAAGGTATATTAATGGGAGACAATGTTAATTTTGATAACCTAATTGGAATATTGAAAGAGTTTTTAAATAGGTTAGGCTTTGATAAGGTTAGATTTAGGCCTGCATACTTCCCATTCACAGAGCCATCCTTAGAAGCTGAGATCTATGTGGAAGGAAAAGGATGGTTAGAGATCTTAGGGGCTGGAATCTTCAGACCAGAAGTTTTAGAGCCTTTGGGAATAGAGAAGCCTGTCTTAGCTTGGGGAATTGGATTTAGTAGATTGGCTATGCTAAAGTATAACTTAACTGACATTAGAGAGCTTCATAAAAATGACATAGATTGGCTTAGGAGGGTTATAGGATGA
- a CDS encoding ABC transporter permease, whose amino-acid sequence MRGNKNIVRFLPHIFAFIFLAIFVAYPILMVFIQSFYENGVFTLKYYYEVISNVYYLDSLKNSLMVACLSTIISLLMGLLFSILIFKADIKGKLFFKIAVFLPIITPGFVVSLSYVFLFGRNGIITNGLLGLEPNIYSWKSVVIMQSIDYTTTAFLIISAVLLSIDSSLEDAARNLGANELRVFKDVTLPLLLPGILSAGLLIFMESMADFVTPIIVGGNFNTLATAAYFEIIGNYNTVMASTLSVVLLIPSLILFIVYNKFYKGYSQKFLKVRPYSLKKWHKILLSLPAVIFSIVVYLLFFSVFLAGFTKGFGYNYVFTLDHFIEALKKGSLAIKNTIIFSISSSVLVGLLGMVLAYLVVRDKFFGRRILDFLSVLPFAIPGTFMGIGYLLAFNRPPLLLTGTSLIIVLNCVVRKLPFSFKIGCATLSQIDKSIEEASLNLGANKVKTFFRVILPLLKPAIIFSMIYTFIATVKTLGSIIFLITPNTKVLSAMVFESTINYEFGVAACYAIIMTILSAIGTLLIWKLNGDKTWF is encoded by the coding sequence TTGAGAGGTAATAAGAATATTGTTAGATTTTTACCTCACATATTTGCATTTATTTTTTTGGCAATATTTGTCGCATATCCAATATTGATGGTGTTTATTCAATCTTTTTATGAAAATGGTGTTTTCACATTAAAATATTATTATGAAGTTATTAGTAATGTTTACTATCTGGACAGTTTAAAAAATAGTTTAATGGTTGCATGTTTATCAACTATAATATCCCTGCTTATGGGATTATTATTTTCAATCCTTATCTTTAAAGCAGATATTAAAGGAAAACTCTTTTTTAAAATTGCGGTTTTTTTGCCAATAATTACTCCAGGATTTGTGGTATCTTTATCATATGTATTTTTGTTTGGAAGGAATGGGATTATAACAAATGGTCTTTTGGGATTAGAACCAAATATTTATTCTTGGAAGAGTGTCGTTATTATGCAGTCAATTGACTATACCACAACAGCATTTTTAATTATATCGGCTGTTTTATTGAGTATTGACAGTAGTTTAGAAGATGCCGCAAGAAATTTAGGTGCAAATGAACTTAGAGTATTTAAAGACGTTACTTTACCCTTACTTTTACCTGGCATACTAAGTGCTGGACTTTTAATATTTATGGAATCTATGGCTGACTTTGTAACACCAATTATTGTTGGTGGAAACTTTAATACACTTGCTACCGCTGCTTATTTTGAGATAATTGGTAACTACAACACAGTTATGGCCTCAACACTAAGTGTAGTATTATTAATTCCCTCATTAATTTTGTTTATAGTATATAACAAATTTTACAAGGGTTACAGTCAGAAGTTTTTAAAAGTAAGGCCATATTCTCTAAAAAAATGGCATAAAATTTTATTATCTTTACCTGCAGTTATATTTTCAATTGTTGTGTATTTATTATTTTTTTCCGTATTTTTGGCGGGATTTACTAAGGGCTTTGGATATAACTATGTATTTACTTTGGATCACTTTATAGAGGCATTAAAAAAAGGAAGTTTAGCAATAAAAAATACTATAATATTTTCTATATCATCAAGTGTCTTAGTTGGATTATTAGGCATGGTTTTAGCTTACCTAGTTGTAAGGGATAAATTTTTTGGACGTAGAATTTTAGATTTTCTCTCAGTTCTACCGTTTGCAATTCCTGGCACATTTATGGGTATTGGGTACCTATTAGCATTTAATAGACCTCCATTACTACTAACAGGGACATCTTTAATTATTGTCTTAAACTGTGTTGTTAGAAAACTACCTTTTTCTTTCAAAATAGGATGCGCTACACTTTCCCAAATCGACAAATCTATTGAAGAAGCTTCTTTAAATTTGGGGGCGAATAAAGTAAAAACATTTTTTAGAGTGATATTGCCATTACTAAAACCTGCAATAATTTTTAGCATGATATATACATTTATTGCAACGGTAAAAACACTGGGCTCAATAATCTTTCTTATAACTCCAAATACGAAAGTTTTATCGGCGATGGTGTTTGAAAGTACGATAAACTATGAATTTGGAGTTGCGGCGTGCTATGCAATAATAATGACTATACTTTCCGCAATAGGAACGCTTTTAATTTGGAAGTTAAATGGTGACAAAACATGGTTTTAA
- a CDS encoding DUF354 domain-containing protein: MIWIDLTNNPHVHFFSQIINFYRDIAFVTFREINNIRDIIKLYGFKAKCVGKHSTDLLGKLLNSSKRIYLLTKLIRNLNLKVAVAKHSVELPRVAFGLNIPTIFIVDNEQAEAQNRLTIPLVNILIKPIATDLEKFKNFCEVIEFDGVCEVANVNARLKIGLDENVKKYLDDEKYNIVLRPCPNSSYCNGHKDILPKIVEELNKRLDCHFIAFPRSKKQELIYKKIATVPEPLDSISLLYECDFMIGAGGTMNREAGVLGTPVVSCYPQELLGVDKYLIEKGRLYYSTNIKEIVSYVEDNIGKKLGLAKFEDPTHIIKEKILDYLY; the protein is encoded by the coding sequence TTGATCTGGATAGATCTAACCAATAATCCACATGTTCATTTTTTTTCTCAGATCATAAATTTTTATAGAGATATAGCTTTTGTAACCTTTAGAGAGATAAATAACATTAGAGATATTATAAAACTCTATGGTTTTAAAGCCAAATGTGTGGGAAAGCATTCAACTGACTTACTTGGGAAGCTTCTTAACTCCTCTAAGAGGATCTATTTATTAACAAAGCTAATAAGGAATTTAAATTTAAAGGTAGCTGTGGCTAAACACTCTGTTGAGCTCCCAAGGGTGGCATTTGGCTTAAACATTCCAACTATTTTTATTGTTGATAATGAACAGGCTGAGGCCCAGAATAGGCTAACAATCCCATTAGTTAATATTTTAATAAAGCCCATAGCTACAGACTTGGAGAAGTTTAAAAATTTTTGTGAAGTTATAGAGTTTGATGGAGTTTGTGAAGTTGCTAATGTAAATGCAAGGTTAAAAATAGGCTTAGATGAGAATGTAAAGAAATATTTAGATGATGAAAAATATAATATTGTCCTAAGACCCTGTCCAAACTCTTCCTACTGTAATGGGCATAAAGATATTCTCCCTAAGATTGTAGAAGAGCTAAATAAAAGGTTGGATTGTCACTTTATAGCATTTCCAAGAAGTAAGAAGCAAGAGCTTATTTATAAAAAGATAGCTACAGTTCCAGAGCCTTTAGATAGCATCTCTCTCCTATATGAATGTGACTTTATGATAGGTGCAGGAGGAACAATGAATAGAGAAGCTGGAGTCTTAGGAACTCCTGTAGTTTCCTGTTATCCTCAAGAGTTATTAGGAGTAGATAAGTATCTCATTGAAAAGGGAAGATTATATTATTCAACCAATATTAAAGAGATTGTTAGCTATGTTGAAGATAATATTGGAAAAAAGTTAGGGTTGGCTAAGTTTGAAGACCCTACTCATATAATAAAAGAGAAAATATTGGATTATTTATACTGA
- the pyrH gene encoding UMP kinase has protein sequence MKIVIDLGGSMIAPREGIDKERILKYAEAFKEIYEMGHNLAIVVGGGKVAREYIEIARELGSNNGYCDMLGIMATRMNAMLLISALKELSIKKVPKSFEEAEEILSMNKIPVMGGTHPGHTTDAVSAGLAEYIDANLLIIATNVDGIYDKDPKKYKDAKKYDRIKIEELINIINTQSLEAGSSSVVDLLAAKIIERAKLKAIVVKGEPENILKAVKGERIGTIIE, from the coding sequence ATGAAGATAGTTATAGATCTTGGAGGCTCCATGATAGCTCCAAGGGAAGGGATAGATAAGGAGAGGATTTTGAAGTATGCTGAAGCTTTTAAAGAGATTTATGAGATGGGGCATAACTTAGCTATTGTTGTTGGTGGTGGAAAAGTAGCAAGAGAATACATAGAGATAGCAAGAGAGCTTGGCTCAAATAATGGTTATTGTGACATGCTTGGCATTATGGCTACAAGGATGAATGCCATGCTCTTAATCTCTGCTCTAAAAGAGTTGAGTATAAAGAAAGTTCCTAAGAGCTTTGAAGAGGCTGAGGAAATTTTAAGTATGAATAAGATTCCAGTTATGGGAGGAACTCATCCTGGTCATACAACTGATGCTGTTTCAGCTGGGCTTGCTGAGTATATAGATGCTAACCTCCTTATCATAGCTACAAATGTTGATGGAATCTATGATAAAGACCCTAAAAAGTATAAAGATGCTAAGAAATATGACAGGATTAAGATAGAGGAATTAATAAATATAATTAATACTCAATCCTTAGAGGCTGGTTCTTCTTCAGTGGTTGATCTCTTAGCTGCTAAGATCATAGAGAGAGCTAAGTTAAAGGCTATTGTTGTTAAGGGAGAGCCTGAAAATATATTAAAGGCTGTAAAAGGAGAAAGGATTGGAACTATTATAGAATGA
- a CDS encoding ABC transporter substrate-binding protein, with product MRKYLTILFVLALISVILVCGCVGKQKSEETGEKVVTVYAAYGGMDLIAKEFEKDTGIKVEYISMSSGEVLSRLEAEKNNPSADVWFGGGIDAFIKAKEEGLLMPYKSPNVKYIDKRFVDKDYYWTGVSLVTIGIMENEELVKKKGLPEPKTWDDLIKPEYKGEIIASNPTISGTAYFTICGILQMKGEKEGWKYLEKLYENVPFLTKRGSGPAKMVISGEYAFGICPDPHIAPMKNKDLPIKAIYLNKVIWWPAPVAIIKNCKHLENAKIFVDWVLSKRGQEVLMKACPRVPVRGDIEPIKGVPNPEDLDFIDMDFLYWSKKRDEILRKWEEMYQHLKTE from the coding sequence ATGAGAAAATATCTGACTATTTTATTTGTATTAGCTCTAATTTCTGTAATATTAGTTTGTGGATGTGTTGGCAAGCAAAAATCAGAAGAAACTGGAGAAAAAGTAGTGACAGTCTATGCTGCCTACGGTGGAATGGATTTAATAGCAAAAGAGTTTGAAAAAGATACTGGCATAAAGGTAGAATATATCTCTATGTCTTCTGGAGAAGTTTTATCTCGTCTAGAAGCAGAAAAGAACAATCCGTCAGCTGACGTTTGGTTTGGTGGAGGGATTGATGCTTTCATAAAAGCTAAAGAGGAAGGTTTATTAATGCCTTACAAATCCCCAAATGTGAAATATATTGACAAGAGGTTCGTTGATAAGGATTATTATTGGACAGGCGTCTCGTTAGTTACAATTGGTATAATGGAAAATGAAGAATTGGTTAAAAAGAAAGGACTTCCAGAGCCAAAAACATGGGACGATTTGATAAAGCCAGAATATAAAGGCGAAATTATTGCATCAAATCCAACGATCTCTGGAACTGCATACTTCACAATCTGTGGGATATTGCAAATGAAGGGTGAAAAAGAAGGTTGGAAATACTTAGAAAAATTGTATGAAAATGTCCCATTCTTAACAAAGAGAGGTTCAGGGCCTGCTAAAATGGTCATTTCTGGAGAATATGCATTTGGTATCTGTCCAGATCCGCACATAGCTCCAATGAAAAATAAAGATCTTCCTATTAAGGCCATATACTTAAACAAAGTAATTTGGTGGCCTGCACCCGTAGCTATCATAAAAAACTGTAAGCATCTGGAGAATGCAAAGATATTTGTTGACTGGGTATTATCTAAGAGAGGACAGGAAGTTTTAATGAAAGCATGCCCGAGAGTTCCTGTGAGGGGCGATATAGAACCTATTAAAGGAGTGCCAAACCCGGAAGATTTAGACTTTATTGATATGGACTTTCTCTACTGGAGTAAAAAGAGAGATGAAATATTAAGAAAGTGGGAAGAGATGTATCAACATCTTAAAACAGAATAA
- the glmM gene encoding phosphoglucosamine mutase, giving the protein MKLFGTSGIRIKNFPPELAYKVGLAIAKYKDIVIGRDTRKSSPLLESSLISGILEGGGNAYKINLCPTPVLGYNCKYYNLGVMITASHNPPEYNGIKIFNREGLSLSKEEEEEIEREIKEGKFKKVDWEDIGEVYEDKLALKRYRDFILDNVELDGKGKKILVDCANGSASVISPSLIGDFNYKVISINSHPDGRFLGRLPEPDKENLRDTCEMAKCLKTIAIAHDGDADRAIVIDEKGRVYFDKLLILYVKYLSEVKGIKEVVTTVDCSMAIEEIDDIKVVRTKVGDVYVSEEMRKRKIKFGGEPSGTWIHELHKTPDGILTGIRILEVLEYYNKELYKLLDEIPEYINLREKVKVEDHLKEKVINYIKEKVGEAETIDGVRISLEDGWLLIRPSGTESYIRVRVEAKTLERAKELLNLGVKLVKEGIRCYT; this is encoded by the coding sequence TTGAAACTCTTTGGAACATCTGGAATAAGGATAAAAAACTTTCCTCCAGAGTTAGCTTATAAAGTAGGATTGGCCATAGCAAAATATAAAGATATTGTTATTGGCAGAGATACAAGAAAAAGTTCTCCATTGTTGGAAAGCTCTTTAATATCTGGAATCTTAGAGGGGGGAGGAAATGCTTATAAGATAAATCTATGCCCAACTCCTGTTTTAGGCTATAACTGTAAATATTACAATTTAGGAGTGATGATAACAGCCTCTCATAACCCACCAGAGTACAATGGAATAAAGATTTTTAATAGGGAAGGGCTTTCACTTAGTAAAGAAGAAGAGGAAGAGATAGAGAGAGAAATTAAAGAAGGAAAATTTAAAAAAGTTGATTGGGAAGATATTGGAGAGGTCTATGAAGATAAATTAGCTTTAAAAAGATATAGAGATTTTATTTTAGACAATGTTGAGCTTGATGGTAAGGGAAAGAAAATTTTGGTAGATTGTGCCAATGGATCAGCTTCTGTTATCTCTCCAAGTTTGATAGGAGACTTTAACTATAAAGTTATTTCAATAAATAGCCATCCTGATGGTAGATTCTTGGGAAGACTTCCAGAGCCTGATAAGGAAAATTTAAGAGATACTTGTGAGATGGCTAAGTGCTTAAAAACCATAGCTATAGCTCATGATGGAGATGCTGATAGAGCCATAGTTATAGATGAAAAGGGAAGGGTATATTTTGACAAACTCCTTATTTTGTATGTTAAATATCTCTCTGAGGTTAAGGGAATTAAAGAGGTTGTAACTACAGTAGATTGTTCAATGGCCATAGAAGAGATTGATGATATAAAGGTTGTTAGAACTAAAGTAGGAGATGTCTATGTCTCTGAGGAGATGAGGAAGAGGAAAATAAAATTTGGTGGAGAGCCAAGTGGAACATGGATACATGAATTACATAAAACTCCAGATGGGATATTAACAGGGATAAGAATTTTAGAGGTTTTAGAGTATTATAATAAAGAGCTTTACAAACTCTTGGATGAGATTCCTGAGTATATAAATTTAAGGGAAAAGGTTAAGGTTGAGGATCACTTAAAAGAGAAAGTTATTAACTACATAAAAGAGAAGGTTGGAGAAGCTGAAACCATAGATGGAGTTAGGATAAGCCTTGAAGATGGCTGGTTACTAATAAGGCCTTCAGGAACTGAGTCATATATAAGGGTTAGGGTTGAAGCTAAAACCTTGGAGAGGGCTAAAGAGTTATTAAACCTTGGAGTTAAGTTAGTTAAAGAGGGGATAAGATGTTACACATAG
- a CDS encoding ABC transporter ATP-binding protein: MVLKLINISKSYGDRAVIKNISLECERELISLLGPSGCGKTTLLRIIAGFETLNNGRIILNEDDITNLPPHKRNVGMVFQNYALFPHLNVFENIAYGLKVRGLKPNEIKEKVKNVLSLVNLEGFENYMIYELSGGMQQRVAVARALVIEPEVLLLDEPLSNLDAKLRVKMRKELKKLQRTLGITTIYVTHDQEEAMAISDRVAIMNNGMIEQVDTPQNIYKFPKTPFVANFIGSINELSKVILDSMGIEYNKKYFYFIRPEHVTIGKGNFVGKIEDVEYLGNLVRYTINFKDIKLISEVHGPKIVFKENKKVSFEIKKDHILKIPKEISRN; this comes from the coding sequence ATGGTTTTAAAACTCATCAATATTTCAAAATCTTATGGTGATAGGGCTGTAATAAAAAATATTAGCTTAGAATGTGAAAGAGAGTTGATTTCTCTTTTAGGTCCAAGTGGTTGTGGAAAAACAACTTTATTAAGGATTATAGCAGGTTTTGAAACTCTAAATAATGGTAGAATTATTTTGAATGAAGACGATATAACAAACCTTCCTCCTCATAAAAGAAATGTTGGAATGGTCTTTCAGAATTATGCATTATTTCCACATTTAAATGTCTTTGAAAATATTGCTTATGGGTTAAAGGTTAGAGGACTAAAACCAAATGAGATAAAAGAAAAAGTTAAAAATGTTTTAAGTTTAGTAAATTTAGAGGGTTTTGAGAATTATATGATTTATGAACTTAGTGGGGGAATGCAACAGAGGGTAGCCGTGGCAAGAGCACTGGTTATAGAGCCGGAAGTTCTCCTTTTAGATGAACCACTCAGTAATTTAGATGCAAAATTAAGAGTAAAAATGAGAAAAGAGTTAAAAAAACTCCAAAGAACATTAGGTATAACAACAATATATGTGACTCATGATCAAGAGGAAGCTATGGCGATCTCTGATAGGGTAGCTATTATGAATAACGGCATGATTGAGCAAGTTGATACTCCCCAAAATATATATAAATTTCCAAAGACTCCATTTGTTGCAAATTTTATAGGAAGTATAAATGAACTTTCAAAAGTTATTCTTGATAGTATGGGTATAGAATATAATAAAAAGTACTTCTACTTTATTAGACCTGAACATGTAACTATAGGGAAGGGTAATTTTGTTGGTAAAATAGAAGATGTTGAGTATCTAGGCAATTTAGTTAGATATACAATAAATTTTAAAGATATTAAGTTAATTTCTGAAGTTCATGGTCCAAAAATAGTTTTTAAAGAAAACAAAAAAGTTTCATTTGAAATTAAAAAAGATCATATTCTAAAAATTCCAAAAGAAATCTCAAGAAATTAA
- a CDS encoding IS1 family transposase — protein MLKKLNNANRKIKLNMNQIHLEIDEMHSFVRSKDNKVWIWIAVDKNTGLIIAHKTGDRSDKSLKKLLKEIPKKVLDKCTFYTDKWKAYNILPNERHKIGKEYTRRVERTFLTFRNSCARLVRRGIRYSKSMEMHNIIIDLLVYFYNKDMISKFGT, from the coding sequence ATTTTAAAAAAACTAAACAATGCGAACAGGAAAATTAAACTTAATATGAACCAAATTCATTTAGAAATAGATGAAATGCATTCTTTCGTTAGATCTAAGGATAATAAAGTGTGGATATGGATAGCAGTCGATAAAAATACTGGACTAATCATAGCGCATAAAACTGGCGATAGATCAGACAAATCGCTTAAAAAACTTCTTAAAGAAATTCCTAAGAAAGTATTGGATAAATGTACATTCTATACCGATAAATGGAAAGCTTACAACATACTTCCTAACGAAAGACATAAAATTGGTAAGGAATATACAAGACGGGTAGAAAGAACCTTCTTAACATTTAGAAATTCATGTGCAAGATTAGTTAGAAGAGGTATTCGATATTCTAAGTCTATGGAAATGCATAATATTATTATCGATTTATTGGTATATTTTTATAATAAAGACATGATATCAAAATTTGGTACATGA